From the Gordonia bronchialis DSM 43247 genome, one window contains:
- the exaC gene encoding acetaldehyde dehydrogenase ExaC, giving the protein MTVYAKPGTEGSVMSFESRYDNWIGGQWTPPVKGQYFENPSPVDGKTFCEVARSTAEDIDLALDAAHKAAPQWGKVPVAERSLVLLRIADRLEENLEKIAVAETWDNGKAVRETLAADIPLAIDHFRYFAGALRAQEGSISEVDEDTVAYHFHEPLGVVGQIIPWNFPILMAVWKLAPALAAGNAVVLKPAEQTPASILYVMSLISDLLPAGVLNVVNGFGVEAGKPLASSNRIRKIAFTGETTTGRLIMQYASENLIPVTLELGGKSPNIFFDDVMSKDDGFLDRALEGFSMFALNQGEVCTCPSRALIQENIYDDFIAKAVDRVSQIKQGNPLDTETMMGAQASNDQFEKISSYLAIGKEEGAKVLIGGEPADLGGDLSGGYYIKPTVFEGHNKMRIFQEEIFGPVLAVTTFKDYADAIHIANDTLYGLGAGVWSRDGATAYRAGREIQAGRVWTNTYHDYPAHAAFGGYKQSGIGRENHLMMLEHYQQTKNLLVGYAQNAKGFF; this is encoded by the coding sequence ATGACTGTCTACGCAAAGCCGGGGACCGAAGGCTCGGTCATGAGCTTCGAGTCGCGCTACGACAACTGGATCGGTGGCCAGTGGACCCCGCCGGTCAAGGGCCAGTACTTCGAGAACCCGTCTCCCGTCGACGGCAAGACCTTCTGCGAGGTCGCGCGCTCTACCGCGGAGGACATCGACCTCGCGCTCGACGCCGCCCACAAGGCCGCACCGCAGTGGGGCAAGGTACCGGTGGCCGAACGCTCGCTGGTCCTGCTGCGCATCGCCGACCGCCTCGAGGAGAACCTCGAGAAGATTGCCGTCGCCGAGACCTGGGACAACGGCAAGGCCGTCCGCGAGACGCTGGCCGCCGACATCCCCTTGGCCATCGACCACTTCCGCTACTTCGCCGGCGCACTACGCGCCCAGGAGGGCTCCATCTCGGAGGTCGACGAGGACACCGTCGCCTACCACTTCCATGAGCCGCTCGGCGTCGTCGGTCAGATCATCCCGTGGAACTTCCCGATCCTGATGGCCGTCTGGAAGCTCGCACCGGCACTGGCCGCCGGCAACGCGGTGGTTCTCAAGCCGGCCGAGCAGACCCCGGCGTCGATCCTGTACGTGATGAGCCTGATCAGCGACCTGCTGCCCGCCGGTGTGCTCAACGTCGTCAACGGCTTCGGCGTGGAGGCCGGTAAGCCGCTGGCCTCGAGCAACCGCATCCGCAAGATCGCATTCACCGGTGAGACCACCACCGGCCGCCTGATCATGCAGTACGCCTCGGAGAACCTCATCCCGGTCACCCTCGAACTCGGCGGCAAGAGCCCCAACATCTTCTTCGACGACGTGATGAGCAAGGACGACGGCTTCCTCGACCGCGCACTCGAGGGCTTCTCGATGTTCGCGCTCAACCAGGGCGAGGTGTGCACCTGCCCGAGCCGCGCGCTCATCCAGGAGAACATCTACGACGACTTCATCGCGAAGGCCGTCGACCGGGTCAGCCAGATCAAGCAGGGTAACCCGCTCGACACCGAGACGATGATGGGCGCACAGGCCTCCAACGACCAGTTCGAGAAGATCAGCTCCTACCTGGCCATCGGCAAGGAAGAGGGCGCCAAGGTCCTCATCGGTGGCGAACCCGCCGACCTCGGCGGCGACCTCTCCGGCGGCTACTACATCAAGCCGACCGTGTTCGAAGGCCACAACAAGATGCGCATCTTCCAGGAGGAGATCTTCGGGCCCGTGCTCGCGGTCACGACCTTCAAGGACTACGCCGACGCCATCCACATCGCCAACGACACCCTCTACGGTCTCGGTGCCGGCGTGTGGAGCCGCGACGGCGCGACCGCCTACCGAGCCGGCCGTGAGATCCAGGCCGGTCGCGTGTGGACCAACACCTATCACGACTACCCGGCGCATGCCGCCTTCGGCGGGTACAAGCAGTCCGGTATCGGTCGTGAGAACCACCTGATGATGCTCGAGCACTATCAGCAGACCAAGAACCTGCTGGTCGGATACGCTCAAAACGCGAAGGGATTCTTCTAA
- a CDS encoding DUF2207 family protein — MADGSLEAGEILRSAGYELSATTSSWSRSVGAFTRNRSERIGRPVVILAFLIAAVLLIGQWLPFSLLVAPVAAFAVGGAGLWAAGSRTRRTQLGRDICSRAGGFERLLSAPSNPGRLEFGTRKELYSDYLPYAVAFDCDDAWAQKYRAATAAEPPTPLWLVSVTGHDGSYGFLGGSGIDSFESSLSSSLSAYAASQSASLSTGGGSFSGDGFSGGGGGGGGGSW, encoded by the coding sequence GTGGCCGACGGTTCACTCGAGGCGGGGGAGATCCTGCGATCGGCCGGCTACGAGTTGTCCGCGACGACCTCGTCGTGGTCGAGGAGCGTGGGCGCCTTCACCCGCAACCGCTCCGAGCGGATCGGACGCCCGGTGGTGATCCTCGCCTTCCTGATCGCTGCGGTACTCCTCATCGGGCAGTGGCTTCCGTTCTCGCTACTCGTGGCCCCGGTTGCCGCCTTCGCCGTCGGGGGCGCCGGATTGTGGGCAGCCGGCTCGCGCACCAGACGAACCCAGCTCGGCCGCGACATATGTTCGCGCGCAGGCGGATTCGAACGTCTGCTGTCGGCGCCGTCGAATCCGGGACGGCTGGAGTTCGGCACCCGGAAGGAGCTCTACAGCGACTACCTTCCCTACGCGGTGGCCTTCGACTGCGACGACGCGTGGGCGCAGAAGTACCGCGCGGCCACCGCTGCCGAACCACCCACACCGCTGTGGCTCGTCTCCGTCACCGGCCACGACGGCTCCTACGGCTTCCTCGGCGGTTCGGGCATCGACAGCTTCGAGTCGAGTCTCTCGTCGTCGCTGTCGGCGTACGCCGCGAGTCAATCGGCGTCGTTGAGTACGGGTGGCGGCAGCTTCTCCGGGGACGGTTTCTCCGGGGGCGGGGGTGGTGGTGGGGGCGGTTCGTGGTGA
- a CDS encoding YccF domain-containing protein encodes MKTILNVIWLVLCGFWMAVGYVLAGIICVILIITIPFGIASFRMANYALWPFGRTVVRKPTAGSMSMIGNVIWILVAGWWLALGHITTGIALCVTIIGIPLGIASFKMVPISLLPLGVDIVDTDDPAVAYR; translated from the coding sequence ATGAAGACAATTCTGAACGTGATCTGGCTCGTGCTGTGCGGGTTCTGGATGGCGGTGGGCTATGTACTGGCCGGCATCATCTGCGTCATCCTGATCATCACGATCCCGTTCGGTATCGCCTCCTTCCGGATGGCGAACTACGCGCTGTGGCCCTTCGGCCGCACCGTGGTGCGCAAGCCGACCGCGGGTTCGATGTCGATGATCGGCAATGTGATCTGGATTCTGGTGGCCGGCTGGTGGCTCGCCCTCGGCCACATCACCACCGGAATAGCGCTGTGCGTCACCATCATCGGTATCCCGCTCGGCATCGCCAGCTTCAAGATGGTGCCGATCTCGCTGCTGCCATTGGGGGTGGACATCGTCGACACCGACGATCCCGCCGTCGCCTACCGATAG
- a CDS encoding DUF2207 domain-containing protein, which translates to MKRVLMSLGVAVLALIGLAAPLIQLSDDADPTVDPVTISDYRADYRIAHDGELTARESISTLFPPSRHGIFRFWDVTDAADPHVRYIPDAIAVTLDGHAVPVELSWEANRRFRVAKIGDPDSYLSPGMHVFVITYRVDGVLAPARGGTSGTDARFLWRVVPDGRRMPITRSETRIELPGKPLAAACRVDDGAPCTITESGPRSRIVTTGALPPMTGVAFRADLPSAVPDRTATPWSQYFDAVLGRSLRTVIALVLASLVLFGAGVAWVLRSRESTPPQPVMVVPPADPLRPDSALGPVQTYFATHGDAATGPCGDVAVSRGPSPRPARPRR; encoded by the coding sequence ATGAAGCGGGTGCTGATGTCACTCGGGGTCGCCGTGCTGGCCCTGATCGGCTTGGCGGCGCCTCTGATCCAGTTAAGCGACGACGCCGATCCGACGGTCGACCCGGTGACCATCTCCGACTATCGCGCCGACTACCGCATCGCCCACGACGGGGAACTCACCGCGCGGGAATCGATCAGCACCCTGTTCCCCCCGTCGCGCCATGGAATCTTCCGTTTCTGGGACGTCACCGACGCCGCCGATCCCCATGTTCGCTACATCCCCGACGCCATCGCGGTGACCCTCGACGGCCATGCCGTCCCGGTCGAGTTGAGCTGGGAAGCCAACCGGCGGTTCCGTGTGGCCAAGATCGGCGATCCCGACAGCTACCTCTCGCCGGGCATGCACGTGTTCGTCATCACCTACCGGGTCGACGGTGTGCTGGCGCCGGCGCGCGGGGGCACCTCCGGCACCGACGCCCGCTTCCTCTGGCGGGTGGTGCCCGACGGAAGGCGGATGCCTATCACGCGGTCGGAGACCCGCATCGAACTCCCCGGAAAACCACTGGCCGCCGCCTGCCGTGTAGACGACGGTGCACCCTGCACCATCACCGAGAGCGGTCCCCGGTCTCGCATCGTGACCACCGGAGCGCTGCCCCCGATGACGGGTGTGGCGTTCCGCGCCGACCTGCCGTCGGCCGTACCGGATCGCACCGCCACGCCGTGGTCGCAGTACTTCGACGCCGTCCTCGGCCGATCCCTGCGCACCGTGATTGCACTGGTCCTCGCGTCCCTGGTCCTGTTCGGCGCCGGCGTCGCGTGGGTGCTCCGCAGTCGTGAGTCCACACCGCCGCAGCCGGTGATGGTCGTTCCGCCGGCGGATCCGCTGCGACCGGACTCCGCTCTCGGACCGGTGCAGACCTACTTCGCGACGCACGGTGATGCCGCGACGGGCCCTTGCGGCGACGTTGCTGTATCTCGCGGACCGTCGCCTCGTCCGGCTCGACCGCGACGGTGA
- a CDS encoding PIG-L deacetylase family protein: MSTIVFVHAHPDDEGTATAGSMIRASREGHRVVVVYCTDGDPGSGGENGAPLDLAPGETIATRRRGEAEASAAITGTARLAWLGYADSGMTGWAQNHTDGVFSRVPVDEAARRLADILDEESADVVVGYDWHGGYGHPDHIMLHHTARAATDLATKRPRYLEVTMNRDLMRNLFVLATEMGMDGFDPDTAGDDGNPIGTPEAELHWAVELGDDVAAKREALACHASQSDVRQLLALPVEVFPIAFGTEHYLEPGRPPGMVRGWWLDEG, encoded by the coding sequence GTGAGCACCATCGTGTTTGTCCACGCCCACCCCGACGATGAGGGCACCGCCACCGCCGGCAGCATGATCCGCGCATCCCGCGAGGGTCACCGGGTGGTGGTCGTCTACTGCACCGACGGGGACCCTGGTTCCGGTGGCGAGAATGGCGCACCACTCGACTTGGCACCAGGTGAGACGATCGCGACCCGGCGGCGCGGCGAGGCGGAGGCGTCGGCGGCCATCACCGGCACCGCGCGCCTGGCGTGGCTCGGTTACGCCGATTCCGGGATGACCGGCTGGGCGCAGAACCACACCGACGGCGTTTTCTCGCGCGTCCCCGTCGATGAGGCGGCCCGACGCCTGGCCGACATCCTCGACGAGGAATCTGCCGATGTCGTGGTGGGCTACGACTGGCACGGCGGTTACGGGCATCCCGACCACATTATGCTGCACCACACCGCCCGCGCCGCAACGGATCTCGCCACGAAACGCCCGCGCTATCTGGAGGTCACGATGAACCGCGACCTCATGCGCAACCTCTTCGTGCTGGCGACCGAGATGGGGATGGACGGATTCGATCCGGACACTGCGGGCGACGACGGCAATCCCATCGGCACCCCCGAAGCCGAATTGCATTGGGCCGTCGAACTCGGTGACGACGTGGCGGCCAAACGCGAAGCGCTGGCCTGCCACGCCAGTCAGAGCGACGTCCGTCAGCTGCTGGCCCTACCGGTCGAGGTGTTCCCGATCGCCTTCGGCACCGAGCACTACCTCGAACCGGGCCGGCCACCCGGCATGGTGCGCGGGTGGTGGCTCGACGAGGGTTGA
- a CDS encoding maleylpyruvate isomerase family mycothiol-dependent enzyme, producing MTSSTDTSASLADRYAGLAAGFGAVLDAVGPDDWTAPSPCAGWTARDVVAHVIDTQRDFLAGHDVDAGPAPSLHDPAAAWRSHSHRVAGAVADPDIANRSFDGHFGPTSVGETLLRFYGFDMVAHRWDVATAVGAELRFTDDELTMMETAADGFGEALYSDGVCERVEIPDDADRQTILLARLGRRS from the coding sequence ATGACTTCCTCCACCGACACCTCAGCATCCCTTGCCGACCGCTACGCCGGCCTCGCCGCCGGCTTCGGCGCCGTCCTCGACGCCGTCGGCCCCGACGACTGGACCGCACCGTCACCATGCGCCGGGTGGACCGCCCGCGATGTGGTCGCGCACGTCATCGACACCCAGCGCGATTTTCTCGCCGGACACGACGTCGACGCCGGGCCCGCCCCATCGCTGCACGACCCCGCCGCGGCCTGGCGCAGCCACAGTCATCGCGTCGCCGGCGCGGTGGCCGACCCCGACATCGCCAACCGCTCCTTCGACGGACACTTCGGCCCGACGAGCGTCGGCGAAACCCTGCTCCGCTTCTACGGATTCGACATGGTCGCCCACCGCTGGGACGTCGCCACCGCCGTCGGCGCCGAGCTGCGATTCACCGACGACGAACTGACCATGATGGAGACCGCCGCCGACGGCTTCGGTGAGGCGCTCTACAGCGACGGCGTGTGCGAACGCGTCGAGATTCCCGACGACGCCGACCGCCAGACCATCCTGCTCGCCCGGCTGGGACGCCGGAGCTGA
- a CDS encoding DUF779 domain-containing protein — protein MTTEQNVPDRVVATDAAVQLLTKLSELHGGLMIHQSGGCCDGSAPMCYPVGEYRVGQRDVLVGEIDLPEPIPAVRVWINGDQFELWKHTQLILDVVQGRGAGFSLEAPEGVRFLSRARAFSDTENAVLAAYPPLTGAAVGV, from the coding sequence ATGACCACCGAACAGAATGTTCCTGATCGGGTGGTCGCCACAGACGCCGCCGTGCAGCTCCTGACGAAATTATCGGAGCTGCACGGCGGACTCATGATCCACCAATCCGGTGGATGCTGTGACGGCTCGGCCCCCATGTGCTACCCGGTGGGCGAATACCGTGTGGGACAACGTGATGTCCTCGTCGGCGAGATCGACCTCCCGGAACCGATTCCAGCCGTGCGGGTTTGGATCAACGGAGACCAGTTCGAGCTGTGGAAGCACACCCAGCTGATCCTCGACGTCGTGCAGGGCCGGGGTGCCGGCTTCAGCCTCGAGGCGCCTGAAGGTGTCCGCTTCCTTTCGCGGGCAAGGGCTTTCAGCGACACCGAGAATGCTGTGCTGGCGGCCTATCCACCGCTGACCGGAGCCGCTGTCGGGGTGTGA
- a CDS encoding GAF domain-containing protein, translated as MSDAAAVSSRIRQAYEDFLSGVTPPADSVRSVVRESWVRSRNRGIDPGDAVPESSVPAMSDAEFADYRATHPITAVRPLVQSLMVDAIADSGVVVALTDQVGRLLWVEGESTARDKAGHINFVEGSVWSEDVVGTNAPGLALAVDRGVQVVGPEHFAGPVQEWSCAAAPVHDPLTGHVIGVIDVTGGREVAAPFALAAVRSVVAAVERELQSKAIDLGDPHTFEAAGPRLTVLTDNGYRWHRHAPESRSLSRRHAEILLLLQAFPEGLNTEQLALKLAEDGIDPVTVRAEISRLRRDLGDDVVQSRPYRLTVEMWSDVGDLRQRVASGGDLESVIDELGRGGLLVESTAPGIVEIFEELREDVRSRVIAEGQVGALRKWTSSIHGRDDLVAWRRLEHRLPVSDPDRAVVGGRIRLLDRRYGV; from the coding sequence ATGAGCGACGCTGCCGCCGTGTCCTCCCGGATCCGGCAGGCGTACGAGGACTTCCTGTCGGGGGTCACGCCGCCTGCCGACTCTGTGCGGTCGGTCGTGCGGGAGTCGTGGGTCCGGTCGCGCAATCGTGGTATCGATCCCGGCGACGCGGTTCCGGAGTCGTCGGTGCCCGCGATGAGCGACGCCGAGTTCGCCGATTACCGCGCCACGCATCCCATCACCGCCGTCCGTCCTCTGGTGCAGTCGCTGATGGTCGACGCCATCGCCGACTCCGGTGTGGTGGTCGCGCTGACCGATCAGGTGGGCCGGCTGCTGTGGGTCGAAGGCGAGTCCACGGCCCGCGACAAGGCCGGACACATCAACTTCGTCGAGGGCTCGGTGTGGAGCGAGGACGTCGTCGGCACCAACGCCCCCGGGCTTGCGCTCGCCGTCGACCGCGGCGTGCAGGTGGTGGGTCCCGAACATTTCGCCGGACCGGTGCAGGAGTGGAGTTGCGCGGCCGCCCCCGTCCACGACCCGCTGACCGGGCACGTCATCGGCGTGATCGATGTGACCGGTGGGCGGGAGGTCGCCGCGCCGTTCGCGCTTGCCGCGGTGCGTTCGGTGGTGGCCGCCGTCGAACGTGAACTGCAGTCCAAGGCCATCGATCTCGGCGACCCGCATACCTTCGAAGCCGCGGGTCCACGACTCACCGTGCTCACCGACAACGGCTACCGATGGCATCGCCATGCACCAGAGTCGCGAAGCCTGTCGCGGCGCCATGCCGAGATTCTCCTTCTGCTGCAAGCATTTCCGGAAGGCCTCAACACCGAGCAACTCGCGCTCAAGCTGGCCGAAGACGGAATTGACCCGGTGACGGTGCGTGCCGAGATCTCCCGGCTGCGCCGCGATCTCGGCGACGACGTGGTGCAGTCGCGGCCCTACCGCCTGACCGTCGAAATGTGGTCCGACGTCGGCGACCTGCGTCAACGTGTCGCCTCGGGTGGCGATCTGGAATCGGTGATCGACGAGCTGGGCCGTGGTGGTCTGCTCGTCGAATCGACCGCACCCGGCATCGTCGAGATCTTCGAGGAACTGCGCGAGGACGTGCGTTCGAGGGTCATCGCCGAAGGCCAGGTGGGAGCCCTGCGGAAGTGGACGTCGTCGATCCACGGACGCGACGACCTCGTCGCCTGGCGCCGGCTCGAACACCGGTTGCCCGTCAGTGACCCCGACCGCGCCGTGGTCGGCGGACGGATCCGGCTGCTGGATCGGCGTTACGGGGTGTAG